One window of Mycolicibacterium rufum genomic DNA carries:
- a CDS encoding MFS transporter, whose protein sequence is MTTTPERPDAVDAKPAGRPMLGAWRFVTVFGTISLLADFTVFGTISLLADFVYEGARSITGPLLASLGATGLVVGVVTGIGEAAALGLRLVSGPLTDRTQRFWAWTIAGYTLTIVTVPLLGIAAPLWVACGLVIAERIGKAVRSPAKDTLLSHAAAVTGRGRGFAVHEALDQIGAVIGPLTVAGVLALTGNDYGPALGVLALPGVAALALLVWLRLRVPEPARYETPTVPTPAPLPAPEATDDGRAQPSPPLPPTFWAYCAFTATTMLGFATFGVLSFHMVIRGILPAAAVPLVYAAAMGADAVAALLSGWLYDRVGAKTLAALPILSALVPVVAFTDRVWLVVAGALLWGAAVGIQESTLRAVVADLVAPPRRATAYGIFAAGLGAATAAGGALTGWLYDTSIPALIITVAVVQLIAVGLAVTVIARRRSAPARS, encoded by the coding sequence ATGACAACGACACCCGAGCGCCCCGATGCCGTCGATGCGAAGCCGGCTGGCCGGCCGATGTTGGGGGCGTGGCGCTTCGTCACGGTGTTCGGCACGATCAGCCTGCTCGCCGACTTCACGGTGTTCGGCACGATCAGCCTGCTCGCCGACTTCGTCTACGAGGGTGCCCGCTCGATCACCGGACCATTGCTGGCTTCCCTGGGGGCGACCGGACTGGTCGTGGGAGTGGTCACCGGCATCGGGGAGGCCGCCGCCCTCGGGCTGCGGCTGGTGTCAGGCCCGCTGACCGACCGCACCCAACGATTCTGGGCCTGGACCATCGCCGGCTACACCCTGACCATCGTGACGGTTCCGCTGCTGGGCATCGCCGCGCCCTTGTGGGTGGCGTGCGGGTTGGTGATCGCCGAACGCATCGGCAAGGCGGTCCGCAGCCCGGCCAAGGACACCCTGCTCTCGCACGCCGCCGCAGTCACCGGCCGCGGGCGGGGTTTCGCCGTGCACGAAGCACTCGATCAGATCGGGGCGGTGATCGGACCACTGACCGTGGCCGGTGTGCTGGCCCTCACCGGAAACGATTACGGTCCGGCGCTGGGCGTCCTCGCCTTACCCGGGGTTGCCGCGCTGGCGCTGCTGGTGTGGCTGCGGCTGCGCGTCCCCGAGCCGGCTCGCTACGAGACCCCGACCGTGCCCACCCCAGCCCCGCTGCCCGCACCGGAGGCCACCGACGATGGTCGCGCCCAGCCCTCACCGCCGCTACCGCCGACGTTCTGGGCGTACTGCGCGTTCACCGCGACCACGATGCTCGGGTTCGCCACCTTCGGCGTGCTGTCCTTTCACATGGTCATTCGTGGCATCCTGCCCGCCGCCGCAGTCCCGCTGGTCTATGCCGCCGCGATGGGCGCCGATGCCGTCGCGGCGCTGCTGTCGGGCTGGCTCTATGACCGGGTGGGCGCGAAAACGCTTGCTGCGCTGCCGATCTTGTCCGCGCTGGTGCCGGTGGTAGCGTTCACCGATCGGGTGTGGCTGGTGGTGGCCGGTGCCCTGCTGTGGGGTGCGGCGGTCGGCATCCAGGAATCCACCCTGCGGGCAGTGGTCGCCGATCTGGTCGCCCCGCCGCGCCGGGCCACCGCCTACGGGATCTTCGCCGCCGGACTCGGCGCCGCCACCGCCGCCGGCGGTGCTTTGACGGGCTGGCTCTATGACACCTCGATCCCAGCACTGATCATCACCGTCGCGGTCGTGCAGCTCATCGCGGTCGGTCTGGCGGTCACGGTCATCGCCCGACGCCGCTCCGCCCCGGCCAGGTCGTGA
- a CDS encoding universal stress protein, which produces MTTDDDQRSRGQNSALDEVEKQLSVDGPVTDMTPSHHVVVGFDRHPSSQQALRFAITLAAPLNAHLHVAHIVDLEDFPIDPDSDDWEQRLADALAQERTVACDLLAGSAGKWTYTAHHGDPAHVLAALADTHDAWMIILGTARGGVMSAVDRALGVSVSAHLLRHARRPVVMVPDISASMTKDLE; this is translated from the coding sequence ATGACCACCGACGACGACCAACGTTCGCGGGGGCAGAACTCGGCGCTCGACGAGGTGGAAAAGCAGCTGAGCGTAGATGGTCCCGTCACCGACATGACCCCGTCCCACCATGTGGTGGTGGGGTTCGATCGGCACCCGTCCAGTCAGCAGGCGCTGCGCTTTGCGATCACCCTGGCCGCGCCGTTGAACGCCCATCTGCACGTTGCGCACATCGTTGACCTCGAAGACTTCCCCATTGATCCCGACAGTGACGACTGGGAGCAACGGCTCGCCGATGCGCTCGCTCAGGAACGCACGGTGGCCTGCGATTTGCTGGCCGGATCGGCCGGTAAGTGGACCTACACCGCGCACCATGGCGACCCGGCGCATGTGCTGGCCGCGCTGGCCGACACCCATGACGCGTGGATGATCATCCTCGGCACCGCCCGCGGCGGGGTGATGTCGGCGGTGGACCGGGCGCTGGGGGTGTCGGTGTCGGCGCATCTGCTGCGCCACGCCCGTCGCCCAGTCGTCATGGTTCCCGATATCTCCGCCTCGATGACGAAAGATCTTGAATGA
- the crcB gene encoding fluoride efflux transporter CrcB, which translates to MMVVWVACAGSLGAVARFVVDGAIRHRRNTEFPWATVMINVTGSLILGFLVGVVLFHGAPREIQVIAGVGFCGGYTTFSTASMETIRLLQRRRYWAGLFNAIGTLVLTVAAAAAGMVVAAL; encoded by the coding sequence ATGATGGTGGTGTGGGTGGCGTGCGCGGGCAGCCTGGGCGCGGTGGCGCGGTTCGTGGTGGACGGGGCGATCCGGCACCGACGCAACACCGAGTTCCCGTGGGCGACGGTGATGATCAACGTCACCGGGTCTCTGATACTGGGGTTCCTAGTCGGGGTCGTGCTGTTCCATGGGGCGCCGCGGGAAATCCAGGTGATCGCCGGGGTGGGGTTCTGTGGCGGCTACACCACCTTCAGCACCGCCAGCATGGAGACGATCCGGCTACTGCAGCGCCGCCGCTACTGGGCCGGTCTGTTCAATGCGATCGGCACCCTGGTGCTCACCGTCGCGGCCGCCGCGGCGGGAATGGTAGTGGCCGCGTTGTGA
- a CDS encoding fluoride efflux transporter FluC, giving the protein MADHGDPTAAPPVDPDVVEPAPTPLHVRPVAIVAVAVGGLVGAPARYGLGVAFPQAAGQWPVTTFAINVAGALLLGVLLEGLTRLGPDTGWRQRVRLGVGTGVLGSFTTYSTLAVDVDGLLRGHDWWAACSYAVGSVLAGLVATVFGIAIGARIPSRREENGR; this is encoded by the coding sequence GTGGCCGATCACGGTGATCCGACAGCCGCGCCCCCGGTCGATCCCGATGTCGTCGAGCCGGCGCCGACTCCGCTGCACGTACGTCCTGTGGCGATCGTCGCGGTCGCCGTGGGCGGCTTGGTGGGTGCCCCGGCACGTTACGGCCTGGGGGTGGCGTTTCCGCAGGCGGCCGGTCAGTGGCCGGTGACGACGTTCGCGATCAACGTCGCTGGCGCGTTGCTGCTGGGCGTGCTGTTGGAGGGCCTGACCCGGCTGGGCCCCGACACCGGGTGGCGTCAGCGGGTGCGGCTGGGGGTGGGCACCGGGGTGCTGGGGTCGTTCACCACCTACAGCACCCTCGCGGTCGACGTCGACGGATTGCTGCGCGGGCACGACTGGTGGGCGGCCTGTTCGTATGCGGTGGGCAGTGTGCTTGCGGGGCTGGTGGCCACGGTGTTCGGGATCGCCATCGGAGCCAGGATTCCCTCTCGTCGAGAGGAGAACGGCCGATGA